The following is a genomic window from Lysinibacillus sp. JNUCC-52.
CGCTTCGCTTTCGGCCAGAACGCGTGGATTTCCTTTACTTTAAAGTCTTTACGTTTGCATAGGGCTTCTCCTATTTCCGTAAATGACTTGTTTGTGCCTGCCGCTTTGCTTTCGGCCAGAACGCATGGATTTCCTTTACTTTAAAGTCTTTACGATTGCATAGGACTTCTCCTATTTTCGTAAATGACTTGTTTGTTTTAGCATATGACTGATACGGCTCACAATTGATTCAATTGCGTCTGGATTTTTCATTAAATCATAATCATTAATATCTAAACGTAGTACTGGACATGAATTAAAATTATTAATCCAATCTTCGTAGCGCTCATGCATTTCAATCCAATAATCATTTGGTGTTTGCTGCTCCATCTCACGACCACGCTCTTGGATACGGCCAATGACGTCATCGATCGGCCCCTCTAAATAAACGACTAAGTCTGGGTGTGGGAAATAAGGGGTCATTACCATGGCATCAAATAAATTACGATATGTCTCGTAATCTATCGGACTCATTGTCCCTTTATCAAAGTGCATTTTTGCAAAAATCCCTGTATCTTCATAAATAGAGCGATCTTGAACAAAGCCACCACCATATTCAAAAATACGCTTTTGCTCTTTAAAACGTTCAGCTAAGAAATACACTTGTAAGTGGAAGCTCCATTTTTCAAAGTCATCATAAAATTTATCTAAATACGGATTGGTGTCTACTTTTTCAAATGATGTACGGAACTTTAACGCTTCTGCTAGCGCCCTTGTCATCGTTGACTTTCCTACACCTACAGTCCCAGCAATTGTAATGACAGTTTGTGGGGGAATATCATATTTCTCTCTCAAATTCATTATTGCAAGCTCCTTTGTTGTAACGTTTCTTCAATTGTTTTTAAAACATATTGTAAATCTTGCGGGTTTTTTACAAAATCAAGCTGATCTCCGTTAAATCGTATAACAGGAATTTCAGGATGCAACTTCTCAAAATGTTCAGTAAAGGTATGATAATCTGCTACCAGTTGCTCCATGTATTCACGAGAAATCATTTTCTCAAATTCACGCCCTCGTTTAGCAATGCGTTGCATTAATGTATCTACACTGGCATGTAAATAAACGACTACATTTGGCACAGGCATATCCTTCGTTAAAATCTGATAGATTTCTTCATACTTATCATACTCGGCAGGTGCCAACGTACGTTTCGCGAAAATTAAATTTTTAAAAATATGATAGTCCGATACAACAGAGTTTTTTTGTGCCAACCGCATTTTTTTGATATCTGTTAATTGCTTATAGCGATTACATAGGAAGAACATTTCGGTTTGGAAACTCCATTCCTCAATATCTTCATAAAACTTATTTAAAAACGGATTCTCGTCTACTATTTCTTTTAATAGATGGTAATTAAATGTCGCTGATACCTCTTTTGCCAAAGAAGTTTTGCCTACACCAATCGGACCTTCTACCGCAACAAATGGAACTGTCACCAGAAGTTCCTCCTTTATGTTTAGAATTCTATGAGTCAATTATGTCCTTATTTTAAGGCTGTATTGTTTAAAACTAAAAATGAATCAGTGCTTTTCATTGTATCATAGTGAGAAAATGAAAAACAGAATCAACATGAATCTCAATTTTTAACATTTTTAGTCCAGCATTCTTGATAGATACGCCAATAAAAAAAGACCCACCGTAGTGGGTCCAAATATTGCGATTGATTTCTGCTACGGTTGACGCTTTCCTCAAACAAACTATCAATAAACTACCTCTTCGTAATTCCCACTTTTAGTTTAGAAATTGTTTGAGAATTGTTTGAGTGCCTGTCACTATAATTTCACTCGTTGTAGACGTAGGGCATTTAAGACAACAGATACGGAGCTGAATGCCATCGCTGCGCCTGCTACCCATGGTGCAAGTAGACCCATTGCTGCAATAGGAATACCTAATGTATTATAAGCAAATGCCCAAAATAGATTTTGTTTAATATTGCGCATTGTTTTACGACTCATAATAATTGCTTCCGCAATGCTATTTAAATCTCCACGAATTAACGTAATATCAGCGGCTTCCATTGCGACATCTGTACCTGTACCAATGGCCATCCCAATATTTGCTGTTGCTAATGCAGGTGCATCATTTATGCCATCTCCTACCATCGCAACGTTTTTGCCTGCTGCTTGAAGTTTTTTCACTTCATCTGCTTTTCCTTCTGGAAGTACTTCCGCGATAACGTCATTAACACCAACTTCATCTCCAATTGCCTGTGCAGTGCGTTTGTTATCGCCTGTCATCATAATGACTGTAATGCCCATTGCCTGCAAACGATGAATTGCTTCTTTGGAAGTATCTTTTACTGTATCTGCTACAGCAACGAGACCAGCGAATTGACCATTAATAGCAGCCAACATTGCCGTTTTACCACTCTCTTCGAATTGCTCCATCGTTGGCAATATATGCTCAATATCAATATCGTATTGTTGCATTAATTTACGTGTTCCAATGACAACACCTTGACCAGAAACAGTTGCTTGCACACCATAACCAGGTATTGCCTCAAAAAATTGAACATTGCCAAGCTCGATACCTTTATCCTCAATTCCTTGAACAATTGCTTGTGCTAACGGATGCTCCGATTGTTTCTCCGCTGCACCAATTAATGAAAGAACATGTGCCTCCTCTTGATTGGCACCCAGTACGACATCCGTTAACACTGGTTTTCCGTGTGTAACCGTCCCTGTTTTATCGACAACAACGGTATCAATGCGTTGCGTTTGTTCTAAATGTTCGCCACCTTTAAATAAAATACCAAATTCAGCAGCTCGACCAGAACCTGCCATAATAGAAGTTGGGGTCGCTAATCCTAGTGCACATGGACAAGCAATGACAAGAACGGCAATTAAAACTTCAAGTGCTGGTGTAAATTCCCCTGGTTTTACCCATATGATCCAAATAAGGAATGTCACAATAGCAATACCAACAACGATTGGTACAAATATGCCAGAAATTTGGTCTGCTAGACGTTGAATAGGTGCTTTTGAGCCCTGTGCATCTTCAACGACTTTGATTATTTGTGCTAATGCTGTATCACGACCAACTTTGGTAGCCGACATTTTCACAAAACCATTTTTATTAATTGTTGAACCGTATAATACATCACCTTGCTTTTTATCTACTGGAAGACTTTCCCCCGTTAGCATGGATTCGTCAACAGCCGTTGTGCCCTCTAATACGGCACCATCAACTGGAATTTTCTCACCTGGTTTCACTAATAAAATATCACCTATTACAACTTCCTCTAACGGTACTTCTTTTTCTACGCCGTCACGCACAACGATAGCGGTTTTAGCTTGAAGGCCCATTAGCTTTTTAATAGCCTCCGATGAGCGACCTTTAGCTTTTGCCTCGAATAATTTACCTAATAATATTAACGTAATTAAAACGGCACTCGTTTCAAAATAGAGATGTGGGCCGTGGTGCGAATTGATTGTGACAATTGCTTGATAAACACTGTAGAAATACGCCGCAGAGGTCCCCATAACGACAAGAACATCCATATTGGCACTGCCATTTCGAAGTGCTTTATATGCTCCTACGTAAAATTGTCTCCCTATAATAAATTGAACTGGTGTAGCTAACACTAATTGCACCCATGGATTCATTAAAAAATCAGGGACATATAAAAATGAGGTAAAAGAAAAATGGCCAACCATCGTCCACAATAGTGGTAGCGAAAGAATAGCAGACAAAATGAGTTTTTGTTGCTGTTGTTTTATAGCCTTTTCTCGATAATCTTCGGTTGCTTGCTCATCCGCTTTTTGGTGAGCTCCATAACCTAATTTCTCTACCTTTCCGATTATGTCCGATACAGAAACTTCTGTTGGATTAAATTCAATTGTTGCTTTTTCAAGAGCCAAGTTAACAGAAGCTGTTGATACGCCTGACAGTTTATTTAACCCTTTTTCTATGCGTGTCGCACAGGCAGCGCATGTCATACCAGTAATATCTAGTTCCGTTTTTTGTTTCACCACGCCATATCCTAATGCTTCAATCTTTTTTTCAAAA
Proteins encoded in this region:
- a CDS encoding heavy metal translocating P-type ATPase, translating into MSSEFKETNLQITGMTCAACATRIEKGLNKMEGVEQATVNLALEKSSIKYDPAKLNEADFEKKIEALGYGVVKQKTELDITGMTCAACATRIEKGLNKLSGVSTASVNLALEKATIEFNPTEVSVSDIIGKVEKLGYGAHQKADEQATEDYREKAIKQQQQKLILSAILSLPLLWTMVGHFSFTSFLYVPDFLMNPWVQLVLATPVQFIIGRQFYVGAYKALRNGSANMDVLVVMGTSAAYFYSVYQAIVTINSHHGPHLYFETSAVLITLILLGKLFEAKAKGRSSEAIKKLMGLQAKTAIVVRDGVEKEVPLEEVVIGDILLVKPGEKIPVDGAVLEGTTAVDESMLTGESLPVDKKQGDVLYGSTINKNGFVKMSATKVGRDTALAQIIKVVEDAQGSKAPIQRLADQISGIFVPIVVGIAIVTFLIWIIWVKPGEFTPALEVLIAVLVIACPCALGLATPTSIMAGSGRAAEFGILFKGGEHLEQTQRIDTVVVDKTGTVTHGKPVLTDVVLGANQEEAHVLSLIGAAEKQSEHPLAQAIVQGIEDKGIELGNVQFFEAIPGYGVQATVSGQGVVIGTRKLMQQYDIDIEHILPTMEQFEESGKTAMLAAINGQFAGLVAVADTVKDTSKEAIHRLQAMGITVIMMTGDNKRTAQAIGDEVGVNDVIAEVLPEGKADEVKKLQAAGKNVAMVGDGINDAPALATANIGMAIGTGTDVAMEAADITLIRGDLNSIAEAIIMSRKTMRNIKQNLFWAFAYNTLGIPIAAMGLLAPWVAGAAMAFSSVSVVLNALRLQRVKL
- a CDS encoding deoxynucleoside kinase, with protein sequence MTVPFVAVEGPIGVGKTSLAKEVSATFNYHLLKEIVDENPFLNKFYEDIEEWSFQTEMFFLCNRYKQLTDIKKMRLAQKNSVVSDYHIFKNLIFAKRTLAPAEYDKYEEIYQILTKDMPVPNVVVYLHASVDTLMQRIAKRGREFEKMISREYMEQLVADYHTFTEHFEKLHPEIPVIRFNGDQLDFVKNPQDLQYVLKTIEETLQQRSLQ
- a CDS encoding deoxynucleoside kinase: MNLREKYDIPPQTVITIAGTVGVGKSTMTRALAEALKFRTSFEKVDTNPYLDKFYDDFEKWSFHLQVYFLAERFKEQKRIFEYGGGFVQDRSIYEDTGIFAKMHFDKGTMSPIDYETYRNLFDAMVMTPYFPHPDLVVYLEGPIDDVIGRIQERGREMEQQTPNDYWIEMHERYEDWINNFNSCPVLRLDINDYDLMKNPDAIESIVSRISHMLKQTSHLRK